In Micropterus dolomieu isolate WLL.071019.BEF.003 ecotype Adirondacks linkage group LG09, ASM2129224v1, whole genome shotgun sequence, the DNA window ATCACACAGCGGACTCGGATCACGGCCCTCCAGCGAAACCTGAAGAGAACCCAAAATAAAGAGCAGCGAGCTTGCGGCCACCCAGCGGCTGAGGGCACCTGTTGCGCCTCGGCCCCGGACGGAGGTGCTAGTCCGTCGGCCACATCTGGACTGACGTGTCCCCCATCGGGAGGGGCCCAGGAGTCTGCTGCCAACACCAACTGGAGCCCTCTCGACCTCCGGATCAAACCAGCCGAGGAAGGGGAGAATGTAGCCGCTTTGGACAGCAGAGAGGTGCTGCCCTTCGCTTCCAGCGAGGAAGGACCAAGTACACCTTTTAGTAAGTTAAATTATCCtaattagttcattttaatgtttttaagatGTGGAATTCACTGGATGGAAACAACTCCATGTTAGCTAGATTTGGAAAGGTGTTACTATAACGTTAACATTAATATTAACATGTTCCACAGCTCTTAGGACTTCttaacctcctaaaataacaacatataaataataaattaacgTCCACTAAGATACTTTACTTTGAAGGACCAAGTAACTTAAAtcaacgttaacgttacaccTTTTAGTAGGTTCAGTTAACTTATTACTCAATACTATCCTAATTAATTCATTATAAGTTAATGTTATTAAGACGTGGACATCACTGGATGGGAACAACAAACTATAAATTAACGTTAACATAATATTTACACTTTCCCGAACTAAGGACTATAATGTTAGCTAAGGTAACCTCTTAAAATAACAATAGATGAATAATAAAATCCACTTAGAGCAACAAAATCAAAACGAAAATGTTAGTTACaacataaatgtaattttacctgaagttataaatatattttaaacaactAACTTTATAGCATACGATATTGGATTTTCTCTCTAAAACAGTAATTTGTAAAAACTAAACTAGACCAGAGAGGAACATTAAAATTATCCATGATGGTAGTttgagttttcttttttgtgtattttcgtTTGTTTGCCAATAAACGTTAttcaaaagaaaatactaaCGGTCGAATGTTCAGTGGGGATGACGTCATGAAAAGCCAAGTCTGGGACACCTGCAAGTAGATCAATCAGAAGAGCGCGTGGAGCTGTGCAGCTGGCAAAAgggcgcgcgcgcgcgcgcacaaaGGGGTGTGAGGACAGTGGCGCGAAAAAGGAGGCAGAGTTTGCTGAACACAGTCTACGGCCGAACAAGGTCTCCTATTTTCAAAATACTGTTATTACATCTGAAGTTTAGattcataattaataataataattatgtcTGTCCAATGATAAGATTGTCATAGAACAATTTATGCATTGGGTGCAGCTCAAAGTGAAAACAGATAAAATGGTAGATGgtaaaataacatgaataaGAACAAAATAGCACACTTTAAGATAAGTCAAGAGTAAATAAGGTCTAACGTTAATAAAAATAGGCTATAATAGAATGTTTAGAGCTGAAAGAACAAGATGAATAATCAATCAACTGATAATGAgtcattacttttacttttaaagtaattgattaattgaaaaaaaatgttaattaattaagagaaaatggtaaattaataaatgggttagggttagttaatAAACAATCATCAGTTGCAACCCTAGTGATGttattatgtatatatttttaacattttaaattgaattatgAATGTGTATGGCCTGAACGTAAATGATTGGGTGAGAAACCTCCATTGCCCTGAAACACAAGTCAAGTCAATGAATAAGGGAATTTAGCAGATTTTACTGTTCAAATGTAACTTATATTGTCTTACCTTTCCTTCCAGATGCTCCTTACTTTGGTGAATATCGCCAGACATCACCTCTGCCTTTTATTCACTACCCAGTTAGGATGTCAGGTCCACACCCCAGCAGCTGCGCACCATGTGCAAACGTCCTGTTCAGAATGCCATGGTTGCCACCTGTGCCTGCTGGGCTTTACAACAATAGCCTCTGTGGACCCCTGATGTTCCCCCACTTCCAGTCGGGTGCTGTGCAATACCCACCTCCACCAAACCCTGCTGCTGTAAGTGGCTGTTCTTTTATATCCTAATAAAAAGTATTGTACCATTAAGTTTGCAGGACGTTTTGGCTTCCTGGATGTGTTATGAACTTTATAGACTGACCTTtgtcataaaaaaaatctttgtcaTTTCTTATTTGTGTCAGGATTGTGGAACAGTATTTTTCACTGTCCCAGAGCCCTTCCAGGACGAGCTGATGTCAAGGCAGCCCCCTCTGTCTGAGCAAACTCAGCAGGACATACAACAACTGGATTCAAGCACATAATATGTGGAATAGAACCTGAGCTATTCTTTAGTTCCCGTGGCATCATTGTTCCTGTGCCTTATTAATATAGTCATGTAGGGTTTCTTTATAAAGGAAGTCAGAACTCAATTGTCtgcattttaactttttttacatcataaatcagtttaaaatcTACTATTTATTAATCAGTTATAAATTTGCACTTTGCTGTTGCAGCAGTGCAACATACCTGTCATATATTGTTTGCGTTATgtttgcaaataaaaataaaagttgtgggtttacttttcatttttttcaacatattAATGCTATTaggcatttatttattacagttttcacaaaacaaattgACACTAGCTCTTACTAACCTTTAAAACGTTGCACCgctttaccacaagctgaaattatggctcagtactactttgtgtttctgttgtatttaaaaaaattcaaaaggcattttggtaatatttgcagattgcttatctaattaagcaaagcaaGAGGAGCCTTGATTTTCACCAGCCAATTTTGTgttgcctttgtaaacttcatatattatgtggtttataatggactggtgcagaaacagtgaggcttacattgtcctggtatctgtcagtggtcatacttgatgcactagatgtgatagtgtttgagaatttcttcatttactttgatatgttagtccagatgagccaactctcccaagatgtaaaataatgtatgaaacatcatgtagcacttacTCAATCACCATAGCTCTACTGCTCCCTTGtgtaggggaggggggggtgcaattcgcaaccctcaccactagatgtcactagaacttacacactgaacctttaatgatTATGACAAGTCAGAAGTCTATCTTACAAGTTTAATGATTTCAGATGAATTGTGTGTGATGAATGTGCACCTAGTGAAAACACAACGCTCACTTTTTGACATTGAATAATGATTACTGCAGGAATAGTCATGGTTTAACTGTCTATGGACAGCTGTCAATCTTCATCTTAATTGAAAAAGTAAGGGCCTTTTATATTATGAATTAAGGAGTGGATTTTATGAGGTTTGCTCAATTTGAAGGGTTGTTCACCTCTTCAGATCTCTTTAAAATGTGCATATTATCCgttaaataatgtaatgtattataatCCTATAATTTATCCAATAATTATCCCTTCAAGGGATTTATAATGACCTCCCGTTTCCATTCTTTTCTTGCCTCCTTCTCTGCTCCCATCATCCCTCTTTCACTCATGTTTTGATCAAAAAGCATCAGATTATATACAATTCTGTATTTAGAATCAATATTTCAATTTTGAATTTTGAGTTTACTTTCTGAGGCACTTCGTACATTATGTAATAATGTCCACTAGGGGGAACAGGCACACTGTCAGTTCCCAAGACCTTCACTGGCCTGTTAGCGTGAGCTCACAAGTATTTCACCAATCCTTCCTGCTCCACTGAGAAAAACTAACTCTTGCAATGGGGTAACACCCTGGTGCCTTGTATTAGTTCAAGGGTCAAGAAGGGTCTAGCATGAAATCCCCACtcatattaaaagaaaaagaaagttatCAAGGTCAGTTATCACTAGTGGTTTCCTGAAGTACAATTTTTGGGTACTTACATGgtactacatttcagaggttaatgtactttttactccactacatttatttaacagctttaGTTGTTAGTTTCTTTACATAccaagattttacattaaagaaCATACGATAAGCTTTTGAAATACAATGCATTGTTGTCATGGACTGTTTATTAACACAATGGTTCGCAGAGTTGTTTGCAGTTCCACTGTTGAGacatttcccctctaaactCCTCAGATGgtaaaacttaaatattttacaaaaaagcaaagattagaGATAATTTTATACAAATTTGTGTAGCAGaacttattttcttcttttgtaaTCCATTAATAATCCCTCAGATCTATTTTGTGACTCTGGAGGGAGCCCGCACCCTTGGTTGTGAACCACTGGATGAAACTACTTAATggtataaagtataaagtaatTACAGTGACAACAGTAAAAGGTTGTTCTTGAATTAATGCATCAAAATCAAGCAGGATTTTAAGACTTTCATTTTTGTGGAGTACCTTCACAGTAATGTATTGATACTTTTTCTTGAATAAAAGATCttaatacttcttccaccactggggATCACAGTAAACCTAAATATAGATGTAGAGCAGGTGATACAGCTCACTACAGTATATCACATTGACCCTGGTGGTTCTTTGCTGTTTACTGGTATTTGCCACCAGAGTGCTGGAGCTTTTGCTGTACAGTGTAACACCACGCCTCTGGCTTCTCCATGCTGGTGAAATTTAATAACATTCAAAAATGTTGGCGTCAAGGAGTTCACCAAGTACAGCTGCCAAGCCGTGAAGATTGTGTGTGTCCTCTGAATTCCTGAGAATACTTCAACCAAATGAAACACTTaagctctctccctctcttgggTTTGTTGCCTTCTGAAGTTTCCTGAAGAAATAAAGTGGTTTCTTAGCTTTCTTTACCAGTGGAGATGTGTGatgaacctgaaactgttcacctgctccccCTTAgctcaggagtgtgtgtctttgcctcctttttcctaaaataaGTTAGGCTGGGGGCTCCAGATCATCCTCATTCTAAAAGGCCACAAGCAAAAGGTGAAGTTAGACAAAACATTATACAGCATAAGGCCAAAGTGAACTGTTTGCTGCCATTTGGTGTGTTTATAGTGCCCACAGTGCCTGCCTAGCACCTCTATGTATGGCAGGtgtatgtttaccatgttcaatGTCTTAgttaagcatgttagcatgctaatatttgctaaatcAATGTGTTAAACATAAAGCACAGCTGAGGCTATTATGATGTGTTCCAGTTAAAATTTCCGACTGGGAAC includes these proteins:
- the LOC123976134 gene encoding doublesex- and mab-3-related transcription factor 1Y-like; amino-acid sequence: MSLSKEQGMVAPRQPKCTRCRHHGIIVPQKGHIKYCPFLKCDCWKCYLITQRTRITALQRNLKRTQNKEQRACGHPAAEGTCCASAPDGGASPSATSGLTCPPSGGAQESAANTNWSPLDLRIKPAEEGENVAALDSREVLPFASSEEGPSTPFNAPYFGEYRQTSPLPFIHYPVRMSGPHPSSCAPCANVLFRMPWLPPVPAGLYNNSLCGPLMFPHFQSGAVQYPPPPNPAADCGTVFFTVPEPFQDELMSRQPPLSEQTQQDIQQLDSST